GTCAGCATGACGTCGAGCGCGAAATCGACAGTCAGGCCCATGAACGATGCCTTGACCGCCGCGTCGACACCGGTCATCGCCTCGTCCAACCAGACCCAGCGCGGTGCGTGCGGGCTTGCCGCGTCATAGGCGACCACCGCGGCAGCGAAGAGTGGCTGGGACAGGAGGACCACCTTCTCCCCGCCGGACTTCGCGGCGTGCCGGGCAGCGTCGAAGACCGCCCAAGGGCTGCCACCGCCGGGTCGGTACTGCAATGACAGGCGCAGCCATCCCCGGTAGTCCAACGCCTGTGCGAGCTGGTCCTTCCAGTCAGCCGCGCAGTCGGCCGCCGCATCCCCGCGGGCCTCGTCGATCTTGCGTGCCAGGAACGACCGCACCACGTCCTGCCGCTCGGCGGAGAGCTCGTGGTATCCACGGGCCAGGGCCGTCACGACGGCGCCGGCGTCCGGGTCGGTGGCATCCGCTTCCCATATCACGCGGACCGCGTTGCCGTGCCGTGTCGGGTGCCTCGCGAGCTGCTCGTTGATGTTGGCGAACGTGCGCGCCGTGTAGTCCAGCCGGTCTTTGAAGTGCTCGATGAAGGTCGAGCCGAGCAGCGTCGTAAGGACACGTTGTTGCTCGGCGTCGTAGTTGTTCCGCTGCTCGCGGACGCTCGGCCAGCGCGTCGGCGGCCCGGTGAGGGGGCTGCCATCCGCTGGTCGGATCGGCCAGCACCACGACCTGCTGGATACCAGAGGTCGCCTCGTCGTCCAGCACCCGAGCCTCGCGGTTGGGCAGCAGGCCCTGCCGCAGCTCCTCCAGCCGCTGGTAGCAGCGTCGCCACGCCCGCTCCTCGTCGGCGGTCTGGGCGTCGACGGCAAGTTCCCGACGAGCCACCGCCGCCAGCTCGCGAGCGGCCTGTAGGGTGCGCCGCACCGGCAGGACGAGGCTCACCGGCTCGGCCAACCCACCGTCGACCGCCGCCCACAGCGCCGCTATCGCCCTGTCTCTGGCCAGCTCAGCCTCCGCGCGGCGGCGCTCGTGTCCACTGAGGACCTCGTCGGCACGGCCGGCGGCGACCTTCGCGTTCGTCAGGCGCGTGGTCAGCTCCTCTATCAGTGCGCGGAGCCGGTCGACCTCGGCGTCCAGCTTGTCGCGGCGGCGAAGCTGGTCACGATGGTCAGCACCGAGCGCGGCTTCCGCGGTGGCCAGGCGGACCCGGGCCTGCCGCAGGCTCACCTCCAGTGTGGACACTTCGTCGGCCGTCGCGTTCCGGGCCTGTTCGCGCGCGTCGAGCTCCTTTCCGCGATGTCCAGGGCGTCCTGGCGGGCCGCGAGCAGCTCGAGTGTGGCGAGGTCGAGGAACAGGGTCAGCCCGTCCCGGCGACGCCGGCCTTGCGGCGGCGCGGCGACGAGGTTGCCGAAGCCGCCCTCGGGCAGGACGTCCTGGTTTGGGAACAGGCGGTCGTAGGAGCGCAGGTCCATCGATCCACGCAGCACGATCGCCTCGTGCACCAGCGCAGTGCCGACGGAACGTGCGACAGCGGCGGAGACCGCCTCGGTCAAGAACACACGTCGGTCCGCGCCCGAAACCGGTCGGCGTACAAGGCCAGCTTGTCCTCGACCGGCGACGCCATCACGACCAACCCCGGTGGGGCGACCGCCGCAGAAAGCTGCTCAGGCGCCGGAGCGGTAACCTGTCCACGCAAATCCAACAGTCGCGACAGGCGCGTATTCTCGCCGCGCAGCCGCTGACGCGCCCGCGCTTCGTCCTAACGGTCCCGGCCGGCGTATCACAGAACGCCCTCCGCTAGCCGACCAACTCCGCCACCACGTTGGCAATAGCCACGCGCATGGGGTCCGGGTTGGCCCACGACCAGTTGGGGTGTGCGCGATTCGTCAGCAGCGCCAGCACCAACTTCCGCTTCGGCTCCACCAACAGTGACGTACCCGTAAATCCTGTATGCCCGAACGTCGCCGCCGTCGAAAGCTTGCCCATAAACCATGGCTGCCGCAGCACCACGCCCAGCCCATGGTCCGACGGCCGCCCCGGCCGCTCGGGATCGACCGCCGGCAGCCCGCGGTTGGCATTGGTCAGCATCGCCTTGACGGTGGCGGCCTTCAGGACGCCGCCACCACCGTCCAGCAACATCTGCCCGATCGCGGCCACGTCACGGGCGGTCGCGAAGATGCCGGCGCTGCCCGCCACGCCGCCCATCTGGTTGGCGACATCGTCGTGCACGGTGCCGCGCAGCAGCCCTCGCGACGAACGCGCGTCCGTCGCCACCAGCCGCTCCTTCGACGAGACCCACCCCAGCGGCTTGAACCCCGTGTCCCGCAACCCCATCGGCCCCGTCAGCTCGGCCTTCAGCGCGCGGTCGAGCGTGACGCCGGTGACCTTCTCGACGAGTTGGGCGGCCACCATCAGCCCGGTGCTGGAGTAGCGGAACACCTTCCCAGGCACGGCCCCCTTAACGAGCGGCGTCGCGAGCACCGCCTTGCGCTTGGCGGCCAGGTCCGGCAGGCCGGCCACCGTGGCGCCGACGGGCAGGCCACTCGTGTGGGTCAGCAGCATGCGGACCGTGACGTCCGCCTTGCCCGCGCCCGTGAAGTCCGGCAAATATTCGACCACCGGCGCCGCGAGGTCGAGCTTCCCCTTGTCGACCTGCCGCAGCACGAGAATGGCCGTGTACACCTTGGTCAGCGACGCGAGGTCGAACACCGAGTCGGCCCGCATCGCGACGCGCCTGGCGGCCGGCAGCTCAACCGGCCCGGCGTTGTAGCGCAGCGCGTGACCGACCGCCACCTGCGCCTTGACCTTGCCGTCGACCATGACCAGCGCAACCGCCCCAGCGTAGGTCGGGTGCTTCGGATTCTCCTTGGTCGGCTTGAGGAAGCGCTCCAGCTCAGCCGCCAACTTGTCGTCCCGCACCGCGGCCGGCGCCGACGGCGACGCCGAAGCGGACGGCCCAGCAGAACGTCCCGGAGGCGACGACACCGGCCCGGCCGACGAGGACTCGCCAGGCGTCGCCCACGTCGCGGAGGAAGGCTGCGGCCCGCAGCCAGCCAGCCCCGCGGTGGCGGCGGCCAGGCCGGCACCCAGGACGGTTCGGCGAGACACGGACACGGCGTGGATCGTGCCACGCCCACAGAC
The window above is part of the Phytohabitans houttuyneae genome. Proteins encoded here:
- a CDS encoding serine hydrolase domain-containing protein; translation: MSVSRRTVLGAGLAAATAGLAGCGPQPSSATWATPGESSSAGPVSSPPGRSAGPSASASPSAPAAVRDDKLAAELERFLKPTKENPKHPTYAGAVALVMVDGKVKAQVAVGHALRYNAGPVELPAARRVAMRADSVFDLASLTKVYTAILVLRQVDKGKLDLAAPVVEYLPDFTGAGKADVTVRMLLTHTSGLPVGATVAGLPDLAAKRKAVLATPLVKGAVPGKVFRYSSTGLMVAAQLVEKVTGVTLDRALKAELTGPMGLRDTGFKPLGWVSSKERLVATDARSSRGLLRGTVHDDVANQMGGVAGSAGIFATARDVAAIGQMLLDGGGGVLKAATVKAMLTNANRGLPAVDPERPGRPSDHGLGVVLRQPWFMGKLSTAATFGHTGFTGTSLLVEPKRKLVLALLTNRAHPNWSWANPDPMRVAIANVVAELVG
- a CDS encoding TOTE conflict system archaeo-eukaryotic primase domain-containing protein, whose product is MTEAVSAAVARSVGTALVHEAIVLRGSMDLRSYDRLFPNQDVLPEGGFGNLVAAPPQGRRRRDGLTLFLDLATLELLAARQDALDIAERSSTRANRPGTRRPTKCPHWR